The Acidithiobacillus thiooxidans ATCC 19377 DNA window CCGAGACTTCTGATTCAGGGGGGGTGTTCCAGGTGAACACGAAATAATACCGGCTCTGAAACCTGCGCCCTTCCCGCTCGAAGGCGCGGCGACGCTCGTTATCAATGAGCATCGATACAGGATCCGGGAAAAAGCACTGGTCTTCCGGCACGTAGCCATCGGCGGATTCCCGGATGGCAGTCGTCTGTACTGTCCATCCGGTGCCCAGACGGGTAACCGCAGCATTCAGCACTGCTGACAGACGGTTGATGTCGTCCGCCGACAGACTTTCCAGGTCCTGTCCGAAAAACCGGACAGCAGACAGAAAAGCCCCGTCCTTGGTGAGCAGCACCGCGCAGGGCCGGTTCAGTACCAGCACACGGCCTGCCAGGATAGCCGGATTCAGCAGGTCCGGCAGAGACAGGTTCTTACTCCGGAATTCCCGCAGGTTCAGCATGTTTTCTATCCTTTTTCGCGAAACGGGAAAGTATCTGGTTCCAGATAGATGCCTGCTGGCTCTTCTCCACCGGAATCTCCCGGACCGGCGCATCGAGCGAGGGCGCATCCGGGTAATAGTCCTGCCACTTCCTGGCCCGGAACACGATACTGATCATCTGCGGGTCCTGTCTGGCCAGAATGCGCAACACCGTCTGCACGGCAGTAAATGTCAGGACGCCCGCGATGATGCCGGGAATGGAAAGCGTCAGGAAATAAATCGTGATCGCCGCCCCGCCATTGAGCAGTGTGGCTGATCGCTCACCGCCCATCAGCAAGTGCGGCCGCACCATGCTCTGGTACAGCCGCGTGCTGCGGGTTTCCTGGCTCAATCAGGCCCCCAGGAGATGCAGAAATGGCGCCATCAACGCCACATGCCCGCCCAGAGTGGCAGCGGAAATGCCAGCCTGCTGGCCAAACCATCCGTACTGACTGATCATGAATCCACCACCCGCCGCCGTGCCGATGCCGACGGCGGACTTGCCGTAGTCATGCTTGAAGGCGTGGACGGCGCCATAGCCAATGCCGCCCGCAATGCCCACCGAGCCGATGAACGGCATGAAGTTGCTCTGGATGAAGTTGCTGATCTTGCCGAATGGTCCGCCGCTGGATGCCATGGCCGTTTCCAGCCCCAGAACCCCGAACAGGGCCAGACCAAACAGCACCTGATTCCGCAGACGATGCGGATGTTTTTGCACTACAACGATTTTTTCTGCCATGGGAAACCTCCTGAAATGCTGTCCCAGGGGTATAGCAGCGCGTTCTGGAGATATTGCCTTAGCGCAATGGGGCGTTGTGTACCTTCACCGAATGCAGGCGCACGGTCATCGTGCCCTGGATATAGGGAATCACGGCCAGATCACGCAACAGTTCAAGGGCTGGAACAGGCTTCCCGAAGGGAACTCCCGCGCCATACAGCGCATAATCCGGTCCCTGAAAATCCAGACGAAGCGAAAGTCTGCGACAAATCCACTGCAATGCCTGCCGCTCGCTGGATGCCGTTTCCGTCGGCAAGGAAAGCCGCATGGCGAATTCCCGTGGCAGTCTTGCAGACGGCAGTCTTGCCGGGGGCAGTCCTGCAGAAGGCGAAGGGCTTGCAGCCTGCGAAGGGATTGCTCCCCGCAAGGGGCTTGCGGACAGCGGTATCCCCGCAGGGGGCTTGCGCCCTGCTAAGGGATTGCTCCCCGCAGGGGACTGCAAGGGGCGAACCATGGCGGGCGGAGACGGTGGATCGGCAAGTTCCGGGGATATGGCATACCACATGGTGTTTAATCCTGTTTGTCCATAAAGAGAATATCGGTAATCCGGCGGCCTGCCGGAACAGACGCATCCCGCGCAATCTGGATGATGACATCGACCGCTTCGTGGATGAGTGGCATCTGCGACGGCACACCCGCTTCCTGGCAGAGTTGGTCCAGACGGGTAAGCGCTGCTTGCGTGCTGTTGGCGTGTAAAGTAGCCAGTCCGCCGGGGTGCCCGGTATTCCATGCTTTCAGCAAAGCCAGAGCCGCACCATCGCGCACCTCACCGACGAAAATCCGGTCGGGCCGGTACCGTAGCGTGAGTTTCAGCAAGCGGGTCATGTCAATGTCGGTGTCCGCATCGGTCAGCATCTGCACGGTATTTGGCGCATTGCAGACGATTTCCCGTGTGTCCTCGATGATGACGATCCGCTGATCCAGTCCGGCACGACAGGCTATGGTGTCGGATACGGCATTAAGAAGGGTGGTTTTGCCCGACCCGGTGCCACCACTCACCAGGATATTTTTTCGGTTTTCCACGGCTTCAATGATCTTGTCGTACTGTTCACCGGTGATAATGGCGTTGTTCCGGTAATCTTCGAGCGTGTAAATCTTCCTCGCCGGCAAACGAATCGAAAAAGTCGGTCTCGGCATGAGCGGCGGAATGGCTCCTGCAAAACGCGCACGCAGGAACTCATCGGGCATCGCACCCTCAACAATGGGCTTGTCGCGTGTGACGGTAGTCCCACGGAAATCGGCCATCAGTGCCAGCAGGTTCAGGGCCTTGGACGCGGATAAATCCGTCAGGTGCGTGATCCCCTGCCCATGTCGTTCCACCAAAACCCGTCCATCATCGTTGAGCATGATTTCCACGGCAGCAGGGTCTCCAAAGACTGCACAGATATCCGCACCGAGAATCCGGCGCATCTGCTCGATAAGTCGCCCATGGGCTTCGACCTGTGCGCGGTCCATGGTGATCGGATCAGCCATTCTGGACGGGTTCCAGCTTCTTTTGCAGGAGTTCGGCGATCTTTTTCAGCGCCCGGGGCCGGTCCCCGTCGAATCCGGCATCGGCCACCTGCTTCAGGAACCGCTCATAGCGGGTAAGCGCCGAGGATTGCACCGCCTCGGCCTCGTCCAGGACGGGTTCGGGCAGGTGGATCAGCATGAGCTTGACGAAGAGATCCAGCATGGCCGCCACCGTGTCCAGCTCCGCCTGGACGGCCTCCACGTCCCCACGCACGGCCAGCATGGTGGCCGCAATCCGCCGCTCAAAGCCATCCATCGGACTACCTTCCGCCTGTTCCGCCGTCTCGATGCCCCGCATGGCATAGTCGGCGATCAGTGCGGCCTTTGAAACGCTCCGCTCCCGCGCTTCCTGCTCAATTCGGTCCCCATAGCGGCCCGTCAGTTTCACTGTTCCTGTTGCGCTCATCTCCTGCAGTCCTTAGCGATCCTCGTTGTTGAGGTATAGCAAGGACTGGTGCGGATCTTCGGAAAGATGGATGGACCGGTGACGGGCCATGGCCATCTCCTGATCATGCTTGAATGGTCAGGTATAGCCCGGGGGGTTATGGTATAGATTGCTGTTTAATTTAGTTATGTGATTGGTCAAAGGAGGAACATCCACCATGCCCAAACAGGAATTGGTAAGGAGAGTAAGAGGTTGGTGGAATCATTTTTCAACACCCGCCCCAATCCCAAGACCGGCGAGATGGTTCCAATAACTGCAAGGCGGGTGGTGACGTACCGGGCCAGCCACCTGCTGAAAGAAGCTTGTCTTGTCGTTGGATAGTGATTTGCGGCGCATCTACCCGAGAAGATCGGGTTCGATGTGGCACTGCATATAGCTTTTGTTATGACGTGCGAATCAGATATCTCCGTAAATCCACATTAAATTTTTGCGCGCGTTAGAAACGTCTTCGTTTTCCATAAATGTTTTAAAAAGATCACACAACCCATCATATTCTTCTTTCTCCATAAACACCCTGCATCCACCAACAGAAATGAAGAATGTGCTCATTTGCGGAGAAGCGCTGTTAATCGTATATTGGCAATGGAATCTACCGACAACCGCTTCCATAACACCGTCTTGCCTTGCCGACATAAGTGCCGCAATAAAATCATCAATTTCTGGTGTATTGTTGAGAGAGAACACTACGTTTCTTCCTCGCAACTCAACAGCACAGCTCAATCCGTTTTCCGACAGCATCGGGGTTATCCAGAATGATTCGTTAATAACGTCCTGTATCATCTTTGGTTCAGCAAAATCACCCTCAATTTTTACTGCCGTAGAGCCATTCTTTATATAATACACCCTCAGTAGAAACAGGATCATGTTTCCAATAAACGGTCGTATTGCGTCATTAAGTTTGCATATTGACAACTCTGGCTCATCCCGCGAAGCAACCTCAAAGCACCTTGCAGCCATCTCTGCGGAAGTCGGGTGTACATAATCCGCTCCGAATATTTCGTTAACAATGTAATGAACATGTTTATCTATTGATGACTCAAACGGTCGACCTTGTCGGCCAAGGCAACCATGATAATAGTGGTCGAGACGATTTGCTTCCTCAGTCATGGGTTTGGTAGCATCCCTTAACTTGATCATTTCATTGAATGCCAGCAAATTCGATACGATGGAAAAGTTCTTGATGCGCTTATATTTTGAGAGCTTGTGCGAGTAAGCACTATGGCACTCGTTCGCGACATACATAATCTCAGCTCGGCTAAACTGCGAGCTCGTTTTGACCTTGCTTACCAGTCTCTCAAGAGATGCACGGTTGTCTCGCTGAAGTTCTTCGTACTCTTTCATCGTATTAACTCCATCAAGGCCAAAGGTTTTTTCCATACTCAGTCGAACCAAATCGCTTGCAGTCTGTTTGTTCGACACGAGCCGTCTAATTGAATCCAGAAGATAGTTTGGAATTCTGACGCTAAAATTCTTCATCTTAAACAGATCATCACTTCCCAACGATGGTCGAGCACCATCCTCTGTGCCGAGATCATCATTTTCACCGTGTATCATGGTAACCACCTCCACAATAGCAAAGAACATTGTGTATTATTGTTACGGTAATACGCGGCACTGTCAACAAGAATATCCTCGCGTCCGCTGACCGACGTCTCCCGCAACTTCGACAAAGATGCCGCACTCACGGTAGGTCTGGATCACCCGTGGAAATTGTGCCGCACCTTCTTATGGGAAGTGCCGAATCGTCAACAACGAGTGTTATAATCTATTCTGCGAAAGACAATCGCGCATGCCCATAGGGCCGAGGAGGGCAATACAAAATAAGGTTCCTCGTCATTTCAAGTGGGTAGCCTGAGATCCAGCTTACCCAAGATCAGGTAGGCCATATTGATAAAGTTCTTGTGGGTACGGTAACCCCGAGCTTTCGCCTTGGCGGATTGAATGAGGCTGTTAAAACCTTCCAGAATTCCATTGGTGATCTGGCTCTCAAACCAGTGGAGCACACCATCCCAATGATTCATGATGGTGTAGGCAACCTTGACGATAGGCGGCAGATCGCTGGTCTTGGCGTTTTCCAACCAGGCTTTCAAGAGGGTAGCACCCTGATGGCGATTCTTGATCGTGAAGATGTCCTGAAAGGTCAGGCGGAATTGGTAGGCCTGCGCCGTCTTGAGGTTCTGGTCTTTGAGTAATGCCTGCAGCTTTTCTTTCTGCTTCACCTTGAGTTTCCGTTCATTCTTGAGCCAGAGCCAGCGGGTCTTTTTGAGGTCTGGCTGGGTAAATGCTTCGCTCCTGCGTACCGCGTCCACGGCCTCGTTGACGAGCTTCATGAGGTGGAAACGATCAAAGGTCACCTGGGCGTTGGGAAGATGCTCTTTAGCCCCTTTCTGGAAGGCGGGAGACAAGTCCATGCTGACGTCCGTGACAGCTTCTGCGCTGCCCCCATGGGCTTCAAGGTCTGTGGCAAATCGCGCAAAAGTGGAGACGTCCTTACCGGGGGTGGCAAACAGCAGTCGCCTAGCTTCCAGATCTACGAAGAGCGTGATGTAGTCATGGCCGCGCCGACTGCTGGTTTCATCGACGCCGACGGCATGGACATGGGCCATATCCACTCTGGTACGGGCTTCGGGCACATAGTGGTCAATCACCCGCCACAGGAGCGTGTCGGTCTCGCCGATCAGGCGGGCTACTGTCAATACCGGCATCTCCCGCACCAGGGTCATGATCAGCGCTTCAAAGAGCAGGGTGAAACGCGAGCCTTCCCGCGCCCAGGGAACAGGGATCTGATGCACCCCATGTTCCGGGCACATCACACGGGGTACGCGGGCGTGGAGATAGGCTTCATGCTGAAAGAAATCCATGTGCCGCCAAGTATGTTCACGGGTGTCATGTACCGGACACTCCTCACCACAGACGGGGCAAGCAAAGCGACTGCCCTTGGGAAAGTTGATGTGCAGATCCAGGCGCTTCTCCTCCACTTGGAAGGTCACATCGTCCACCAACCACGGCGGTACCAACCCTAACGCGAGAGAAAACAGCTCTTCTGGGACCATCAGCTAACTCCTATTCGGGACACAACTGCTCCGCTGCATTGTAAACCCTACCCACTCGATCTGACGAAGAGCCCAAAATAATCTTTAAAATTTCCAATGGAATCAGTTAAAACATATGGCTCGAACACCAGCCACTATTCTTGGCCGGTTGCGCCAAAAAAGAAGGACCCTACGGAGAGAGCATTCTGGAGAACCGTCGTTGTATTT harbors:
- a CDS encoding ISL3 family transposase — encoded protein: MVPEELFSLALGLVPPWLVDDVTFQVEEKRLDLHINFPKGSRFACPVCGEECPVHDTREHTWRHMDFFQHEAYLHARVPRVMCPEHGVHQIPVPWAREGSRFTLLFEALIMTLVREMPVLTVARLIGETDTLLWRVIDHYVPEARTRVDMAHVHAVGVDETSSRRGHDYITLFVDLEARRLLFATPGKDVSTFARFATDLEAHGGSAEAVTDVSMDLSPAFQKGAKEHLPNAQVTFDRFHLMKLVNEAVDAVRRSEAFTQPDLKKTRWLWLKNERKLKVKQKEKLQALLKDQNLKTAQAYQFRLTFQDIFTIKNRHQGATLLKAWLENAKTSDLPPIVKVAYTIMNHWDGVLHWFESQITNGILEGFNSLIQSAKAKARGYRTHKNFINMAYLILGKLDLRLPT
- a CDS encoding HU family DNA-binding protein, giving the protein MESFFNTRPNPKTGEMVPITARRVVTYRASHLLKEACLVVG
- a CDS encoding VirB3 family type IV secretion system protein translates to MSQETRSTRLYQSMVRPHLLMGGERSATLLNGGAAITIYFLTLSIPGIIAGVLTFTAVQTVLRILARQDPQMISIVFRARKWQDYYPDAPSLDAPVREIPVEKSQQASIWNQILSRFAKKDRKHAEPAGIPE
- the trbB gene encoding P-type conjugative transfer ATPase TrbB, giving the protein MADPITMDRAQVEAHGRLIEQMRRILGADICAVFGDPAAVEIMLNDDGRVLVERHGQGITHLTDLSASKALNLLALMADFRGTTVTRDKPIVEGAMPDEFLRARFAGAIPPLMPRPTFSIRLPARKIYTLEDYRNNAIITGEQYDKIIEAVENRKNILVSGGTGSGKTTLLNAVSDTIACRAGLDQRIVIIEDTREIVCNAPNTVQMLTDADTDIDMTRLLKLTLRYRPDRIFVGEVRDGAALALLKAWNTGHPGGLATLHANSTQAALTRLDQLCQEAGVPSQMPLIHEAVDVIIQIARDASVPAGRRITDILFMDKQD